One Silene latifolia isolate original U9 population chromosome 4, ASM4854445v1, whole genome shotgun sequence DNA segment encodes these proteins:
- the LOC141651152 gene encoding putative F-box protein At3g24580: protein MNCLPSELLFKVLTHLPSKDLLKLRVVCKLWNSIICDRSFHQHHLDQLRKNNIGGFKYYLSSESSRYFSSVDIRSSETLATTEKIELCKSYYDDSMEYSIMGYVDGVLLARTVSFNNDENGIFLWNPTLGKIVDIPLYGPLKEAPEVTFGFGFGLGSVSNGYKVVALSLEKNDLKIKVYNLDSRSWTSPKVKRGLIDNVKHFSSSRSVNFEGCVYWLAKAEITTGKTHYLCFNLSSEALTCAKLPDVKYVSRRHLAVLHKSLALVDESNDDGRNNIGVWIRRRDSRTSCVFSWIELYNLDFGANTSFIYLMNDGNLYFNTLRKRVIVYDLKTGMLKPCSQTSCRSIEFMDGFLGSLALLT from the coding sequence ATGAATTGTTTACCTTCAGAACTATTATTCAAAGTTTTGACGCATCTTCCGTCGAAAGATTTGTTAAAGTTAAGGGTGGTATGCAAATTATGGAACTCGATTATCTGCGATCGCAGTTTCCATCAACACCATCTTGATCAATTACGCAAGAATAACATTGGTGGTTTTAAGTACTACTTATCTTCTGAGTCATCACGTTACTTTAGTTCAGTTGATATTAGAAGTAGTGAAACTCTTGCAACAACTGAGAAGATTGAATTATGCAAGTCCTATTACGATGATAGTATGGAATATTCTATAATGGGTTATGTCGATGGAGTCTTGTTGGCCCGCACTGTTAGCTTCAACAATGATGAAAACGGGATTTTCTTATGGAACCCAACACTTGGGAAAATTGTTGATATACCGCTTTATGGACCGTTGAAAGAAGCTCCAGAAGTTACtttcgggtttgggtttgggctTGGTTCGGTGAGTAATGGTTATAAGGTGGTGGCACTTAGTTTGGAGAAGAATGATTTGAAAATCAAGGTATATAACCTTGATTCTCGTTCATGGACTTCACCTAAAGTCAAGAGAGGTTTGATTGACAATGTCAAGCATTTCTCGTCTTCACGTTCCGTGAATTTTGAAGGTTGTGTTTACTGGCTCGCTAAGGCTGAAATAACAACGGGGAAGACACATTACCTTTGTTTTAATCTGTCGAGTGAGGCCTTGACTTGCGCCAAATTGCCTGATGTTAAATATGTGTCTAGGCGTCATCTGGCAGTCTTACATAAGTCACTTGCACTTGTAGATGAATCCAATGATGATGGTCGTAATAATATTGGTGTATGGATCAGGAGAAGGGATAGTAGAACAAGTTGCGTATTTTCTTGGATTGAGCTCTATAATCTGGATTTCGGTGCTAATACGTCTTTTAtatacttgatgaatgatggcAATCTTTATTTCAATACTCTCCGGAAGAGGGTGATTGTTTATGACTTGAAAACTGGCATGTTAAAGCCTTGCTCACAGACAAGTTGTCGGAGTATAGAATTCATGGATGGTTTTCTTGGAAGTTTGGCATTGTTAACATAA
- the LOC141651153 gene encoding F-box/kelch-repeat protein At3g06240-like, translated as MATGGNFVEIKGRLQIMELGYLRSEIPSTTSSSSITHKKHSKLGVRIIQSIPLLRTNYKYFDFATSAVNICSGRTPETVHNIDVSAFCRGIKLTRGYVDGLVLLHVTSPRVNRSENAIFIWNPMLGKVIDIPVSKRLMMFTNSNVGFGFGFDTRSNDYKLVALNLKFYDKKTLVYNLGSGSWTSPKEKRGSIENVKYLSKSSHTFNFEGEMYWLARVGRKANNVTHYLRFNLSSEAFTCSKLPDFKYDKQRLPQESRRLLSMHESLALVDCSSYSQSGHIRVWMRRKDNTSSIDSWIELYKLNTRCKTLVNLTSNGEAYLKSWSPYAKIYVYDLKSGEEKVGSRTNGLDLNFENGYIQSLALLGHPHSRLFSSFVSQNLPIRYWMR; from the coding sequence ATGGCTACCGGCGGAAACTTTGTTGAAATTAAGGGTCGTTTGCAAATCATGGAACTCGGTTATTTGCGATCCGAGATTCCATCAACAACATCATCTTCATCAATCACGCACAAAAAACATTCAAAGTTGGGAGTACGAATTATTCAATCTATACCGTTACTTCGGACAAACTATAAGTACTTTGATTTTGCAACATCTGCAGTCAATATCTGTAGCGGTCGAACTCCCGAGACTGTTCATAATATTGACGTAAGCGCATTCTGTCGAGGTATAAAATTGACACGGGGTTATGTCGATGGGCTCGTGTTGCTCCATGTTACTTCGCCTCGGGTCAATAGAAGCGAAAACGCGATTTTCATATGGAACCCGATGCTTGGGAAAGTCATAGATATCCCGGTTTCTAAAAGATTGATGATGTTTACGAATAGTAATGTTGGGTTTGGGTTCGGGTTTGATACGAGGAGTAATGACTATAAGCTGGTGGCCCTTAATTTGAAGTTTTATGATAAGAAAACCTTGGTATATAACCTTGGTTCCGGTTCTTGGACTTCGCCCAAGGAGAAAAGAGGTTCGATTGAGAATGTCAAGTATTTGTCGAAATCTTCACATACCTTTAATTTTGAAGGCGAGATGTATTGGCTTGCTCGCGTTGGGAGAAAGGCAAATAACGTGACacattaccttcgttttaatttgtCGAGTGAGGCCTTCACTTGCTCAAAATTGCCCGATTTTAAATATGATAAGCAACGACTACCACAAGAATCGAGGCGTTTATTAAGCATGCATGAGTCACTTGCACTTGTAGATTGTTCGAGTTATTCTCAATCAGGACATATCCGTGTATGGATGAGGCGAAAGGACAATACGAGTTCCATAGACTCTTGGATAGAGCTATATAAGCTGAATACCAGGTGTAAAACTTTGGTAAATTTGACGAGTAATGGTGAAGCTTATTTAAAATCATGGTCGCCGTATGCGAAAATATATGTTTATGACTTGAAATCGGGGGAAGAAAAGGTTGGCTCAAGAACTAATGGATTGGATTTAAACTTCGAAAATGGTTATATACAAAGTTTGGCATTGTTAGGACATCCACACAGTAGGCTATTCTCTTCGTTTGTTTCACAAAACCTTCCGATACGATATTGGATGAGGTAA